One region of Turicibacter bilis genomic DNA includes:
- the rlmD gene encoding 23S rRNA (uracil(1939)-C(5))-methyltransferase RlmD: MNMSPLKVGQEFLVTIKRIGINGEGIGYYKKQAVFIPGTLVGEEVVATCTRVAGGYAEAELVRVKRKSKHRVQPACEVYGQCGGCQLQHMSYQEQLRIKRDAVSQAIERYTNLDPEECDIRPTIGMKDPYNYRNRAQMPVGYDEDGVMVGFYSMNSRELVNVTDCDVQYEEINTVINHAVDLLDDYKVFAYAPKTKKGTARYIVVRRGFKTGEVQVTFVFANNEFRKMNALAKDLMKYCPDVKSVYLNINNEDTHEIFGKEMKHIAGEKFISDELGRFKFNLSPRAFYQLNPEQTIKLYNQVKYAAALKGNEKVVDAYCGVGTIGQWVADKASEVRGVDITRQAIADAKENAKLNGLTNTYYAVGKAEQIVPKWANEGFKPDVVIVDPPRTGLGTELIEMLKRVQPKTIVYVSCNPSTLAKNLKELTKKYRVDYIQPVDMFPQTSHVEAVVRLVRQDRPSKKQR; the protein is encoded by the coding sequence ATGAATATGTCACCTTTAAAGGTTGGTCAAGAATTTTTAGTGACGATTAAACGCATCGGAATTAACGGTGAGGGAATCGGATATTATAAAAAACAAGCGGTCTTTATTCCAGGAACGTTAGTGGGTGAAGAAGTGGTTGCGACTTGTACGCGTGTGGCAGGTGGTTACGCGGAAGCGGAACTGGTACGTGTGAAACGTAAATCAAAGCACCGTGTGCAACCCGCATGTGAAGTTTATGGACAATGTGGTGGATGTCAATTACAGCATATGTCTTATCAAGAGCAACTTCGTATTAAACGTGACGCGGTTTCACAAGCGATTGAACGTTATACGAATTTAGATCCTGAAGAATGTGATATCCGTCCAACGATTGGAATGAAAGATCCATATAACTACCGCAATCGCGCTCAAATGCCAGTTGGATATGACGAGGATGGGGTTATGGTTGGATTCTATAGCATGAATTCACGTGAATTAGTCAATGTAACAGATTGTGATGTTCAATATGAAGAAATTAACACAGTTATCAATCATGCGGTTGATTTATTAGATGATTACAAAGTGTTCGCTTACGCACCTAAAACGAAAAAAGGAACGGCACGTTATATCGTTGTTCGTCGTGGGTTTAAAACAGGTGAGGTTCAGGTGACATTCGTATTCGCTAACAATGAGTTCAGAAAAATGAATGCTTTAGCGAAAGACTTAATGAAATATTGCCCAGATGTTAAATCAGTTTATTTAAATATTAACAATGAAGATACGCATGAAATCTTCGGAAAAGAAATGAAGCACATTGCTGGAGAAAAATTCATTTCAGATGAATTAGGACGCTTCAAGTTCAATTTATCTCCACGCGCGTTCTATCAGTTAAACCCAGAACAAACGATTAAATTATACAACCAAGTCAAATATGCAGCTGCTTTAAAAGGAAACGAAAAAGTGGTTGATGCTTATTGTGGTGTTGGAACAATTGGTCAATGGGTCGCAGATAAAGCAAGTGAAGTACGCGGAGTAGATATTACACGTCAAGCCATTGCGGATGCGAAAGAAAATGCAAAATTAAATGGCTTAACAAATACATACTATGCTGTTGGTAAAGCAGAACAAATCGTACCGAAGTGGGCGAATGAAGGATTCAAACCAGATGTGGTGATTGTGGATCCTCCTCGTACAGGATTAGGAACTGAGCTAATCGAGATGTTAAAACGTGTGCAACCAAAAACGATTGTGTATGTGTCATGTAATCCATCGACGTTAGCGAAGAATTTAAAAGAATTAACGAAGAAATATCGTGTGGACTATATTCAACCAGTGGATATGTTCCCACAAACATCGCATGTTGAGGCTGTTGTGCGCTTAGTTCGCCAAGACCGCCCATCTAAAAAACAACGCTAA
- a CDS encoding Na+/H+ antiporter NhaC family protein, which yields MIGTIYALIPALLTIALVIFTRRVVLSLGIGAISAAFILANFNLIQTVETLGSTFSGLIFEKDGLIGFLNDWNLSIVFFLLALGAITAYIVLSGGASAFTKAIIKRVKTREGVQYTSAILGILIFVDDYFNALVVGNVSKPLAQQQKISRARLAYIVDSTSAPICVISPISSWATGVMGSMAVIFASTGATYNTFSAFLMTIPYHFYVIVSVIMVFIVIKYNLNLGLMKKYETDTVNGNDSSLTSAEVANAHGGDVESSKGTVWDLIVPILTLIVVTMLTMVYTGYVGAMNSASDFNLFFAILDNINLSTALRFGGAAGLIVSMAMAYRHVISGEVTQNQYVKAFFSGMKSMVGAIIVLLLAWAICELVSALDAGGYLASVITSANINPNFIPVVMFIVASFMAFATGTSWGSFGILLPIAGSVAAAIDMNLMIPVMAAVLSGAIFGDHASPISDTTLLSATGSGCDLGAHFNSQLPYALLSACIASLAYIAFGMTESLMIAYLIIIIGFIATIFYAKSQNKSEAIQE from the coding sequence ATGATTGGAACCATTTATGCGTTAATTCCGGCACTACTTACGATTGCCCTTGTTATTTTTACGCGCCGTGTCGTATTATCACTCGGGATTGGTGCCATCTCGGCTGCCTTTATTTTAGCCAATTTCAATCTCATTCAAACGGTTGAAACGCTTGGATCAACGTTTAGTGGACTTATTTTTGAAAAAGATGGATTAATCGGCTTTTTAAATGATTGGAACCTGTCGATTGTTTTCTTCTTACTTGCACTTGGCGCCATTACAGCTTACATCGTCTTATCAGGCGGAGCGTCTGCGTTTACAAAAGCGATTATCAAACGCGTCAAAACGCGCGAAGGCGTTCAATATACGTCTGCCATTTTAGGAATTTTAATTTTTGTCGATGACTACTTTAATGCCCTAGTTGTCGGAAATGTCTCAAAACCGTTAGCTCAGCAACAAAAAATTTCACGAGCACGACTAGCTTACATTGTCGATTCAACGTCAGCACCAATCTGTGTGATCTCACCGATTTCAAGTTGGGCGACTGGAGTGATGGGATCGATGGCAGTTATTTTTGCAAGTACAGGTGCGACGTACAATACGTTCTCTGCTTTCTTAATGACGATTCCTTATCATTTCTATGTGATTGTCTCAGTTATCATGGTCTTCATTGTCATTAAATACAATTTAAATCTTGGACTCATGAAAAAATACGAGACGGATACGGTCAATGGGAATGATAGTTCTCTTACGAGTGCTGAAGTGGCAAACGCTCACGGAGGCGACGTAGAGTCATCAAAAGGAACAGTATGGGATTTAATCGTCCCGATCTTGACCTTAATCGTCGTGACTATGTTAACGATGGTATATACTGGCTATGTAGGCGCAATGAATAGCGCATCAGACTTCAACTTATTCTTTGCAATCTTAGATAACATCAACCTATCAACAGCGCTTCGCTTTGGTGGAGCAGCGGGATTAATCGTCTCAATGGCAATGGCATATCGTCATGTTATAAGTGGTGAAGTCACGCAGAACCAATATGTCAAAGCCTTCTTCTCAGGAATGAAGTCAATGGTTGGAGCCATTATCGTTTTATTATTAGCATGGGCAATTTGTGAGTTAGTTAGTGCGTTAGATGCGGGTGGCTACTTAGCCTCTGTCATTACATCAGCGAACATTAATCCAAACTTCATCCCAGTTGTAATGTTCATTGTCGCAAGCTTCATGGCTTTCGCAACAGGAACGTCATGGGGATCATTTGGAATCTTACTTCCAATTGCTGGTTCAGTCGCAGCGGCGATTGATATGAATTTAATGATTCCAGTGATGGCTGCTGTTTTATCAGGTGCTATCTTTGGAGATCATGCCTCACCTATTTCAGATACAACCCTTTTATCAGCAACAGGATCAGGTTGTGATTTAGGTGCTCACTTTAACTCTCAGTTACCATACGCCCTTTTATCAGCTTGTATCGCTTCACTCGCATACATCGCATTTGGAATGACTGAAAGTTTAATGATTGCCTATCTCATCATCATCATTGGCTTCATCGCTACAATCTTTTATGCAAAATCACAAAACAAATCGGAAGCTATCCAAGAATAA
- the pdaA gene encoding delta-lactam-biosynthetic de-N-acetylase: MNRHFSWKLTVLTFLLCFISVCHAEAKDIGWGIPKGENHEQPWPGQEFDDIIRQNDAYYIGPADQKMIYLTFDCGYENGNTPLILDVLKEHQVPALFFVTGHFMEQNPELVKRMADEGHIVGNHTWHHPDLAKVNKEKFNEELQLVEDKYKEITGQEMVRYLRPPEGHFNQQMLDWAKERGYYTILWSLAYMDWDVNKQKGADYAYNQILARMHPGAIVLMHSISSDNAECLNKLIPELRNEGYEFKSLQYLMTQDSPVIIE, translated from the coding sequence ATGAATCGACATTTTAGTTGGAAGTTGACTGTTCTAACGTTCCTCTTATGCTTTATCTCAGTTTGTCACGCAGAGGCGAAAGATATAGGCTGGGGTATCCCAAAAGGTGAGAATCATGAGCAACCATGGCCGGGTCAAGAGTTTGATGATATTATTCGTCAAAATGATGCTTATTATATTGGTCCCGCCGATCAAAAAATGATTTATTTAACATTTGATTGTGGTTATGAAAATGGAAATACACCCTTAATTTTAGATGTTTTAAAAGAACATCAAGTGCCAGCTTTATTCTTTGTGACGGGACATTTCATGGAACAAAATCCGGAACTTGTGAAACGAATGGCAGATGAGGGACATATCGTCGGCAATCATACGTGGCATCACCCAGATTTAGCGAAAGTCAACAAAGAAAAATTTAATGAAGAATTACAATTAGTTGAAGATAAATATAAAGAGATTACGGGCCAAGAGATGGTTCGTTACTTAAGACCACCTGAAGGACATTTTAATCAACAAATGTTAGATTGGGCGAAAGAGCGTGGCTATTATACAATTTTATGGTCTTTAGCCTATATGGACTGGGATGTGAATAAACAAAAAGGTGCGGATTATGCGTATAATCAAATTTTAGCACGTATGCATCCGGGTGCCATTGTGTTAATGCACAGTATCTCAAGTGATAATGCAGAATGTTTAAATAAGTTAATTCCTGAACTTCGAAATGAAGGGTATGAGTTTAAGTCACTGCAATATTTAATGACACAAGATAGTCCGGTGATTATTGAATAA
- a CDS encoding YihY/virulence factor BrkB family protein, which yields MQHVFSLTFIKKVKEQMNHREIKALPEQIAFNLIMAIVPLLVVIVQLGTYLSLNTDLVKYLITAYAPQEVQQLLLYLFDTTSAPQSGTLFVLLTAISFFWLISKGFYGISIAANTTYQVPLMKFAYLERIFSFMMLCFMILLLVVTIILALFGQAIISLILHLLNIQVDSYMIILLNTLRSTISFISYFSFFVLLFYLAPTIKIKIHEIIPGALVTAVGWSVASIGFSFYVNYIANYNKFYGSLSVIIILLFWLYILGYAIMIGLQVNYILKRDYYGGVDYLPRLTLIQKSKYLSKWTKFTVNDEQKIN from the coding sequence ATGCAACATGTTTTTAGCTTAACCTTTATCAAAAAAGTAAAAGAACAAATGAATCATCGAGAGATTAAAGCCTTACCTGAACAAATTGCATTCAACTTAATTATGGCCATCGTCCCGCTACTCGTCGTCATTGTTCAGCTCGGAACTTATCTCTCTTTAAATACCGATCTCGTGAAGTATTTGATTACAGCCTATGCGCCACAAGAAGTTCAACAACTTTTACTCTATCTTTTTGATACAACCTCTGCTCCTCAATCGGGAACTTTATTTGTTCTACTGACCGCCATCTCTTTCTTTTGGCTCATTTCAAAAGGTTTTTACGGGATTTCGATAGCTGCTAACACGACCTATCAAGTTCCCCTCATGAAATTCGCCTATCTTGAACGTATCTTTTCATTTATGATGCTTTGTTTTATGATTTTACTTCTCGTGGTTACTATCATCCTCGCTTTATTTGGTCAAGCTATCATCTCACTCATCCTTCACCTTCTAAATATTCAAGTCGATTCATACATGATTATTCTCCTTAATACCCTTCGATCAACGATCAGTTTCATTTCCTATTTCTCCTTCTTTGTCCTCCTGTTCTACCTCGCACCAACCATTAAAATTAAAATTCATGAAATTATACCCGGTGCTTTAGTAACAGCCGTTGGGTGGAGTGTCGCCTCAATTGGGTTTAGTTTCTATGTCAATTACATCGCCAATTATAATAAGTTCTATGGGAGCCTCTCAGTCATTATTATCCTTCTCTTTTGGCTCTATATTTTAGGCTATGCCATCATGATTGGATTACAAGTGAACTATATCTTAAAACGCGATTATTACGGAGGCGTTGACTACTTACCTCGCCTAACTCTGATTCAAAAATCTAAATATCTTTCAAAATGGACAAAATTTACGGTTAATGACGAACAAAAGATAAACTAA
- a CDS encoding GerAB/ArcD/ProY family transporter, protein MKTSRISLNQFLTLLVLFLSSSASLVNVGRFSGRDVWIVILISTVFGGLLFTIYYRISKLHGFQSLTEIIRDLFGKWIGGLIILAYMGYFLFLATGLLKSTSDMIKATTMIDANLTLVITLLMIPIVYGLILGVNVIGRSSELLFYVVCICFIPLLIAVFTSDIFKFENLLPVLEKGLFALKTDIYTMSLFPYGEAITFLFIFPLIPNDKKGKILKYGYVAIVMAMVILLGIDVMNIGILGADLTKNFVYPFFNAMKMVGVSVLFERVDPLSIIILMTTCFFKISIYCYAGLSCLEKIVVRFNYRQLAIPIGILLIFGATKISSNRIENIYRVIIQNPKGLLPIFQLAIPGLIWIMSEFKYRKHPKDVKTEASN, encoded by the coding sequence ATGAAAACATCACGGATTAGTTTAAATCAATTTTTAACTTTACTTGTTTTGTTTTTATCTAGTAGTGCATCACTTGTTAATGTGGGACGTTTTTCAGGACGCGATGTTTGGATTGTCATTTTAATTAGTACTGTTTTTGGTGGTCTCTTATTTACTATTTATTATCGAATTAGTAAATTACATGGGTTTCAATCGTTGACAGAAATTATTAGGGATCTTTTTGGAAAATGGATAGGTGGGTTAATTATTCTTGCTTATATGGGGTATTTCTTGTTTTTAGCGACGGGGTTATTGAAAAGTACGTCTGATATGATTAAGGCAACCACCATGATTGATGCTAATCTAACGCTTGTGATTACACTTTTAATGATTCCAATTGTCTATGGACTGATCCTTGGGGTGAATGTCATTGGTCGCTCTTCAGAGTTGTTGTTTTATGTCGTTTGTATTTGTTTTATCCCATTATTAATTGCCGTTTTTACATCAGATATCTTTAAATTTGAAAATTTATTACCGGTTCTTGAAAAAGGATTGTTTGCCTTAAAAACAGATATTTATACGATGAGTTTATTTCCATATGGTGAAGCCATTACCTTTTTATTTATTTTTCCATTAATTCCAAATGATAAAAAAGGAAAAATCTTGAAATATGGCTATGTAGCAATTGTTATGGCGATGGTTATTTTACTTGGAATTGATGTCATGAATATTGGAATTTTAGGAGCTGATTTAACAAAAAACTTCGTTTATCCTTTCTTTAATGCAATGAAAATGGTTGGAGTTAGTGTTCTTTTTGAACGAGTTGATCCATTATCTATTATTATTTTAATGACAACCTGTTTTTTTAAGATCAGTATTTATTGTTATGCAGGACTTTCTTGTTTAGAAAAAATCGTTGTTCGTTTTAACTATCGTCAATTAGCTATTCCTATTGGAATTTTGTTAATTTTTGGAGCAACAAAGATTAGTTCTAATCGGATTGAAAATATTTACCGTGTAATTATTCAGAATCCTAAAGGGCTTCTCCCTATTTTCCAATTAGCTATTCCAGGATTAATCTGGATTATGAGTGAGTTTAAGTATCGTAAACATCCGAAAGACGTAAAAACTGAGGCTAGTAATTAG
- a CDS encoding Ger(x)C family spore germination protein, giving the protein MKRWLFLMSVLVCLSGCAHKVEMSQLGIVSGFGIDKIEDRYRLTAQVVNPSSIAGNQHDTLSIFSVSAEGETLYDAYRELNTLTSKVLYLPHLSVIVLDEEIAKDGINTVLDFVLRNVAIRPNITVAIANNAPAADILHVLIPSDQIPITQLDSLSNMCVKCTGRQVNYNLYQVSERVNTEGDNIVLNSVAIIGDGISQGEKIENILQVEPSTQLQIDSLAAFKSDKLVGYLDSEEAQYYNLLVGNSKRYVLNTVIDETYKVAYEARDTKVEIKPNLDEKKVKVECKVEGILMENEYPINLMKPDNINTLQTYLEEALKQDLMNLISKTQHELQSDILGVGSKIHQKDPKKWAAVNGYWEEIYPTLEFEVDVKIEINSVGDIANLKD; this is encoded by the coding sequence ATGAAGCGATGGCTATTTTTAATGAGTGTTTTAGTTTGTTTAAGTGGTTGCGCCCATAAAGTTGAAATGAGTCAATTAGGAATTGTGTCAGGATTTGGAATCGATAAAATTGAGGATCGATATCGTCTAACGGCTCAAGTCGTTAATCCGAGTTCAATTGCTGGAAATCAACATGATACCCTTTCTATTTTTTCTGTTTCAGCTGAAGGTGAAACATTATATGATGCGTATCGTGAATTAAATACGTTGACTTCTAAAGTCCTCTATCTTCCTCATTTAAGCGTGATTGTACTAGACGAAGAAATTGCGAAAGATGGGATTAATACCGTGTTAGATTTCGTTTTACGTAATGTCGCGATTCGCCCCAATATTACAGTGGCGATTGCCAATAATGCTCCGGCGGCAGATATTTTACATGTTTTAATACCGAGTGATCAAATTCCCATTACTCAATTAGATTCATTATCAAATATGTGCGTAAAATGTACAGGAAGACAGGTAAATTATAACCTTTATCAAGTGAGTGAGCGAGTTAATACTGAAGGAGATAATATTGTCCTAAATAGTGTTGCGATTATAGGAGATGGAATCTCACAAGGTGAAAAAATAGAAAATATTTTACAAGTAGAGCCGTCTACTCAATTACAAATCGATTCATTGGCTGCTTTTAAAAGTGATAAATTGGTCGGTTATTTAGATAGTGAGGAAGCTCAGTACTATAATCTTTTAGTGGGGAATAGTAAGCGTTATGTGTTAAATACAGTCATAGATGAGACATATAAAGTCGCTTATGAAGCACGGGACACAAAAGTTGAGATTAAACCGAATCTTGATGAAAAGAAAGTGAAAGTCGAATGTAAGGTTGAAGGAATTTTAATGGAAAATGAATATCCCATTAATTTAATGAAACCTGATAATATCAACACGTTACAAACTTATTTAGAAGAGGCTCTAAAACAAGATTTAATGAATCTTATTTCGAAGACACAGCATGAACTTCAATCTGATATTTTAGGTGTTGGAAGTAAGATTCATCAAAAAGATCCTAAAAAATGGGCAGCGGTTAATGGCTATTGGGAAGAAATTTATCCAACGCTTGAATTTGAGGTTGATGTGAAAATCGAGATTAATTCGGTTGGAGATATTGCTAATTTAAAAGATTAG
- a CDS encoding spore germination protein, with protein MDIFKIFKGKKNTKEPVPEKEPQRIYPSLEQNLTLIKEKLGNANDLLIRKLHLQGADDVAVAVLGIDGLIDTNQAEQFIVHVLAIDLSLVEDSKTRSCGVFQSIFESRISMIDAQCAQSFDDLYTNLLNGHIIVLVDGVDQLMMFDCKGWQMRSISEPQTEQSLYGPKDCFVETIRTNTATLRRRIKDPNLRFDAHVVGTVTQTDVFVAYIEGIANPELVQTVNKRIKSLDIDGLVDSGQLMQLIEDHHLTIFPRLTQTERPDKVTAALMQGSVAILFDGSPFVTVGPAYFITMFQITDDYYSRPLIATLTRILRYASFLLVILVPGLYVAISTYHQEMIPTVLLITIINQRSSNPFPTYIETLVILVLFEIIREAALRKPNVVGDSMTIVGSLIIGQTIVEAGLVSYMVIIIVSITSIAGFILSSSRLNNATRILTFIFLFLGATFGLYGITIGFIMLILHLASLTTLDQPYLAPIAPFNLHDQEDQFLRLPFSWMKYRPKIFKTGNRTRHNMKNPVRKEE; from the coding sequence ATGGATATTTTTAAAATCTTTAAAGGAAAAAAGAATACGAAAGAACCGGTTCCTGAAAAAGAACCCCAACGAATTTATCCAAGTTTGGAACAAAATTTAACATTAATTAAAGAAAAGTTAGGGAATGCCAATGATTTATTGATTCGAAAGCTTCATTTACAAGGTGCTGATGATGTTGCTGTTGCCGTTTTAGGGATCGATGGATTAATTGATACGAATCAAGCGGAGCAATTTATTGTTCATGTTTTAGCTATTGATTTGTCGTTAGTTGAAGATTCAAAGACGCGTTCATGTGGTGTTTTTCAATCGATTTTTGAGTCTCGTATTAGTATGATAGATGCACAGTGTGCGCAAAGTTTTGACGATTTATATACAAATTTATTAAATGGACATATCATCGTCTTAGTTGACGGGGTCGACCAGTTAATGATGTTTGATTGTAAAGGATGGCAAATGCGCTCCATTAGTGAACCCCAAACGGAACAGTCGTTATATGGTCCGAAAGATTGTTTTGTGGAGACGATTCGCACGAATACGGCGACGCTTCGTCGTCGGATTAAAGATCCTAATCTTCGTTTTGACGCTCATGTGGTCGGAACGGTGACACAGACCGATGTTTTTGTGGCTTATATTGAAGGAATTGCAAATCCTGAACTTGTTCAGACCGTGAATAAGCGAATTAAAAGCTTAGATATTGATGGATTGGTTGATTCGGGTCAATTAATGCAACTCATTGAAGATCACCACTTAACTATCTTTCCTCGTTTGACTCAAACAGAGCGTCCAGATAAAGTAACAGCTGCCCTTATGCAAGGAAGTGTGGCCATCTTATTCGATGGATCTCCTTTTGTGACGGTTGGACCTGCTTATTTTATTACGATGTTTCAGATTACAGATGATTATTATTCACGGCCTTTGATTGCAACATTAACTCGAATCCTTCGTTATGCTTCTTTTTTATTGGTTATTTTAGTCCCCGGTTTATATGTTGCGATTTCTACTTATCATCAAGAGATGATTCCAACGGTCTTACTCATCACCATTATTAATCAGCGGAGTTCAAATCCGTTTCCAACCTATATTGAAACCTTGGTTATCTTAGTCCTCTTTGAGATTATTCGAGAGGCCGCGTTACGTAAACCAAATGTGGTAGGGGATTCAATGACCATCGTTGGATCCTTAATTATTGGACAGACGATTGTTGAGGCAGGGCTTGTTTCTTATATGGTTATCATTATTGTTTCGATTACTTCGATTGCAGGCTTTATTTTATCAAGTAGTCGTCTGAATAATGCGACTCGAATTTTAACATTTATCTTTTTATTTTTAGGAGCAACGTTTGGTCTTTATGGAATTACGATTGGATTTATTATGCTTATTCTTCATTTAGCCTCATTGACGACACTTGATCAACCTTATCTAGCACCGATTGCACCGTTTAATTTACATGATCAGGAGGATCAATTTTTAAGATTACCTTTTTCATGGATGAAATATCGCCCTAAAATTTTTAAAACGGGTAATCGAACGCGTCATAATATGAAAAATCCAGTAAGGAAGGAGGAGTAG
- a CDS encoding ClC family H(+)/Cl(-) exchange transporter, giving the protein MNSISTLLTQLRQLKLKLALEGMIVGLVSGLVVVLYRLILEKAEQVRQLLFSSQNSIWYTISWFILLILVALFVGKLMMKDPMICGSGIPQVEGVLANKLKMNPLSVLIRKFIGGTLCIGAGLSVGREGPSIQLGAATAQYLSQLTKLSKTEEKYLISSGASAGLAAAFNAPLAGVLFSLEEIHKHFSPLVFISAMSASLTADFVSKNFFGLKPVFNFDTLEAIPLDHYWLIIILGIITGLCGVFYNKTIKTTLEGYDKIAWIKKQYRPIIPFILAGLLLFILPQVLGGGHSLVESLIHSSFTIKMLLLLLIVKFIFSMISFGSGVPGGIFFPLLVLGALTGSIFGTVAANLGLINDTLIQNFIILAMAGYFTAIVRAPITGSILITEMTGSLTHLLSLSLISLIAYTVAECLKSEPVYDYLLARQLQGTKTFETSEDKLMIEIPVFTNSYIDGRFVRDLSLPDGCLLIAVKRGSHELIPRGNTELLAGDYLVILLKESIASSVQEELILHCNQLKV; this is encoded by the coding sequence ATGAATTCAATTTCAACCTTATTAACACAACTTCGACAACTCAAACTTAAACTCGCTCTTGAGGGGATGATCGTCGGGTTAGTTTCAGGTCTTGTTGTCGTCTTATATCGACTGATTTTAGAGAAAGCCGAACAGGTTAGACAACTCCTCTTTTCATCACAAAATTCCATCTGGTATACCATTAGCTGGTTCATCCTTCTCATTCTCGTTGCTCTATTCGTTGGGAAACTGATGATGAAAGATCCCATGATTTGTGGAAGTGGAATTCCACAAGTAGAGGGGGTTCTCGCTAACAAACTAAAGATGAACCCATTATCTGTTCTAATCAGAAAATTCATCGGGGGAACACTATGTATTGGAGCAGGTCTTTCTGTCGGAAGAGAGGGGCCTTCGATTCAACTTGGAGCAGCCACAGCTCAATATTTAAGCCAACTTACTAAGCTTTCAAAAACAGAAGAAAAATATTTAATTTCAAGTGGGGCTAGTGCTGGTCTTGCTGCCGCCTTTAATGCTCCCTTAGCTGGTGTTCTGTTCTCATTAGAAGAAATCCATAAGCACTTTTCACCACTCGTTTTTATCTCAGCCATGTCAGCGTCATTAACCGCCGACTTCGTTTCTAAAAACTTCTTCGGATTAAAACCTGTTTTTAACTTTGATACACTTGAAGCCATTCCACTTGATCATTACTGGCTGATTATTATTCTTGGAATTATAACGGGGCTTTGTGGTGTCTTTTATAATAAAACAATTAAAACCACATTAGAGGGATACGATAAAATCGCCTGGATAAAAAAACAGTATCGTCCCATCATTCCTTTTATCTTAGCGGGCCTTCTATTATTCATTCTGCCTCAAGTTTTAGGAGGTGGACATTCTCTCGTTGAAAGCCTCATTCATAGTTCTTTTACGATTAAAATGTTACTACTTCTACTAATTGTTAAATTTATCTTTTCCATGATTAGTTTTGGTTCAGGCGTACCCGGTGGTATCTTCTTTCCACTCCTGGTCTTAGGTGCGCTAACAGGTTCGATTTTCGGAACTGTTGCAGCAAACCTTGGACTAATCAACGATACCTTGATTCAAAACTTTATCATTTTAGCGATGGCTGGCTATTTTACCGCCATCGTCCGTGCACCTATTACAGGAAGTATCTTAATCACTGAAATGACCGGATCATTGACGCATCTTCTTTCATTATCCCTTATTTCACTCATCGCCTATACCGTGGCTGAATGTTTAAAAAGTGAGCCCGTTTATGATTACCTACTCGCGCGACAACTTCAAGGAACTAAAACCTTTGAAACGTCAGAGGACAAACTCATGATTGAAATCCCAGTCTTTACTAATTCCTATATCGATGGGCGTTTCGTCCGCGACTTATCACTACCGGATGGATGTCTACTCATTGCCGTCAAACGTGGGAGTCATGAACTCATCCCAAGGGGGAATACCGAACTTTTAGCAGGTGATTACCTCGTCATTCTCCTCAAAGAAAGCATCGCTTCATCCGTTCAAGAAGAGTTAATCCTTCATTGTAATCAATTAAAGGTCTAG
- a CDS encoding GtrA family protein: MLEKIKNNPKLLEFIRFVIVGVGATILHYGIYLTLEHGLHFNYNLAYTLGYILSFIFNFFASTFFTFKTEANAQNGFKFASAHLINYFVHMFLLNIFIFIGIPDGIAPIFVFPIAIILNFFMVRFALKK; this comes from the coding sequence ATGCTTGAAAAAATTAAAAACAATCCAAAACTATTAGAATTTATTAGATTCGTCATTGTCGGTGTTGGAGCGACTATTCTTCATTATGGAATTTATTTAACACTAGAACATGGCCTTCATTTTAACTATAACCTTGCCTATACACTTGGTTATATTCTTAGTTTTATTTTTAACTTCTTTGCTTCAACATTCTTCACATTCAAAACAGAAGCCAATGCACAAAATGGATTCAAATTCGCAAGTGCACATTTGATTAACTATTTTGTTCATATGTTTTTACTAAATATCTTTATTTTCATTGGGATTCCAGACGGAATCGCGCCTATCTTTGTTTTTCCAATCGCAATTATTCTCAACTTCTTTATGGTCCGCTTTGCTTTAAAGAAATAA